The following coding sequences are from one Mytilus trossulus isolate FHL-02 chromosome 8, PNRI_Mtr1.1.1.hap1, whole genome shotgun sequence window:
- the LOC134728239 gene encoding uncharacterized protein LOC134728239 yields MSPIKYMLQQPLECVQDSTKRYVKRKASEAVCTVLDHIAPGQSSKLLDLLVDDICNNNAVDKQNESKDELMNLILRLYDEADSNALKMQLLSIISTTSLNSKSQLLELIPGISKWKVDQSRAHATRFGVGTIQTEKTPNYRNKMDQEKLEHAMAFFLDPNFIQICSFGSKDLHFDNGDVINIPQVVRTTCHSALIHMYKTVCTEADFTPLSDSTLFKILTTCSAAKRSNLCGLDNITTDGTFAIENLIRMTETLRELGSNNTVLSSLKTALANFKLYLKTEYKFHVTMSNSCQTHCIKYALSNPGNVLLQEKCDHQHQNDCSKCLLLTNARSQLEDEIQKIQCNETRVEFQDSVIKDFEKIFEWKAHVLRTNNQEECRLHLLEDLASNQTLIVMDWAMKFLPALFREKQSDFFGQKGMSWHVTAAIFKAEDGSLKHRTFTHLFGTVKQDWFAVASALEHTLNTIKEQMPQIQEVFLRSDNAGCYHCGCLWLSLSGISERTGITVVRYDYSEAQAGKSICDAKIAHMRSKMRMYVSSGKNITTPFDMQDAIMGGTGVAGCQCAVVEVDTTKQTMIGHRIKGISNISNISFDGDEIITWQAYNIGIGNKFKRGSVLKSEQNETGLKIVSNFQEPHQMTGNITRKERRISTNDDALNEDQSDELFYCTVLGCTGQFSSYQSLQDHINLSRHSNEKMSTYDKIRHRWVANCQANLLTSKEMLRPTNCSGDLQTNSEETETPTEYGWALKKERKFVRFSKKVKEYLQNRFQEGEKSGRKANASDISKDMKSLRKENGEKFFNSDDWLQPSQIASYFARLSIFGRKDIENNTEIDEDLNSVIHAIEEQDVRNLIAATITE; encoded by the exons ATGAGTCCTATCAAATACATGCTTCAACAGCCATTGGAATGTGTACAAGATAGTACTAAGAG GTATGTAAAACGAAAAGCCTCAGAAGCAGTTTGTACAGTGCTTGACCATATTGCACCTGGACAGTCATCAAAACTTCTTGATTTACTTGTGGACGACATCTGTAATAACAATGCTGTTGACAAGCAAAATGAGAGCAAAGATGAATTGATGAATTTGATATTGAGATTGTATGATGAAGCTGACAGTAATGCATTAAAAATGCAATTACTTTCAATAATATCAACCACATCATTAAACAGCAAATCTCAGCTGCTAGAATTGATACCTGGAatatcaaaatggaaagttgaccAGAGTAGAGCACATGCAACACGCTTTGGTGTTGGGACAATACAAACTGAAAAGACCCCAAACTACAGAAATAAGATGGATCAGGAAAAACTGGAGCATGCAATGGCATTTTTTCTGGATCctaattttatacaaatttgttCCTTTGGAAGTAAGGACTTACATTTTGATAATGGAGATGTCATAAATATACCCCAAGTAGTACGAACAACTTGTCATTCTGCACTGATACATATGTATAAGACAGTATGTACAGAAGCTGATTTTACTCCTCTGTCAGACAGTACtctattcaaaattttaacaacttgTTCAGCAGCAaaacggtctaatttatgtGGACTAGATAATATTACTACTGATGGAACTTTTGCAATTGAAAATCTTATCAGAATGACAGAAACTCTAAGAGAGTTGGGATCCAATAACACAGTACTTTCATCCCTCAAAACAGCCTTGGCAAATTTCAAGTTGTATTTAAAAACAGAGTACAAGTTCCATGTAACTATGTCAAATTCATGTCAAACCCATTGCATCAAGTATGCATTGAGCAATCCAGGAAATGTTCTGCTTCAGGAAAAATGTGACCATCAACATCAGAATGACTGCTCCAAATGTTTACTGTTAACAAATGCAAGATCTCAGCTTGAAGATGAAATTCAGAAAATACaat GCAATGAAACCAGAGTTGAATTTCAAGATTCAGTtattaaagattttgaaaaaatctttGAATGGAAAGCACATGTTTTAAGGACTAACAACCAGGAAGAATGTCGTCTTCATCTTCTTGAGGATCTGGCATCTAACCAGACATTGATTGTTATGGACTGGGCCATGAAGTTTTTGCCTGCCTTGTTTAGGGAAAAGCAATCAGATTTTTTCGGCCAGAAGGGCATGAGCTGGCATGTTACAGCTGCCATTTTCAAAGCTGAAGATGGATCATTAAAG caTAGAACTTTCACTCATCTGTTTGGTACAGTAAAGCAAGACTGGTTTGCGGTGGCCTCTGCTTTAGAGCATACTTTGAACACAATTAAAGAACAGATGCCACAGATCCAGGAGGTTTTTCTACGTTCAGATAATGCTGGTTGTTACCATTGCGGATGTTTGTGGTTGAGTTTAAGTGGTATCAGTGAACGAACAG gtATTACAGTGGTTCGTTATGACTACAGTGAAGCCCAAGCAGGAAAAAGTATTTGTGATGCTAAGATAGCACACATGCGCTCTAAAATGAGAATGTATGTATCCTCAGGGAAAAATATCACTACTCCATTTGATATGCAGGATGCTATTATGGGAGGAACTGGAGTGGCAGGATGTCAGTGTGCTGTTGTGGAAGTAGacacaacaaaacaaaccatGATTGGTCACCGCATTAAAGGAATTTCGAACATCAGCAATATATCTTTTGATGGAGATGAGATCATTACATGGCAAGCATACAATATTGGTATAGGCAACAAATTTAAGAGAGGTTCTGTCCTAAAATCTGAACAGAATGAAACAGGATTGAAAATTGTTTCCAATTTCCAGGAGCCACATCAAATGACTGGAAATATCACAAGGAAGGAAAGGAGAATTTCAACTAATGATGATGCACTAAATGAAGATCAGTCAGatgaattgttctattgtaCAGTACTTGGTTGCACTGGTCAGTTCTCATCCTACCAATCTCTGCAGGATCATATAAACCTATCACGTCATTCAAATGAAAAGATGTCAACATATGATAAGATTAGGCATCGCTGGGTTGCGAACTGTCAAGCCAATCTATTAACATCTAAGGAAATGCTGAGACCAACTAACTGTTCAGGTGACCTACAAACTAATTCAGAAGAAACTGAAACACCTACTGAGTATGGTTGGGCTTTGAAAAAAGAGCGAAAATTTGTGCGCTTCAGTAAAAAGGTAAAAGAGTATTTACAAAATAGATTCCAAGAAGGTGAAAAATCTGGCAGAAAGGCAAATGCATCAGATATTTCTAAAGATATGAAATCATTACGTAAAGAGAATGGGGAAAAGTTTTTCAACAGTGATGATTGGTTGCAACCATCCCAGATTGCCTCTTATTTTGCACGCCTGTCTATCTTTGGAAGAAAGGATATTGAGAACAATACAGAGATTGATGAAGATCTGAATTCTGTCATTCATGCTATAGAAGAACAGGATGTTAGGAACCTTATTGCAGCAACAATTACAGAATAG